From a single Saimiri boliviensis isolate mSaiBol1 chromosome 7, mSaiBol1.pri, whole genome shotgun sequence genomic region:
- the LOC101033256 gene encoding large ribosomal subunit protein eL27-like has translation MGKFMKPEKVVLVLAGRYSGLKAIIVKNIDDGTSDRPYTHALVAVIDHNPRKVTAATGKKKIAKRSKIKSFLKVYNYNHLMPTGYSVDNPLDRTVGNKDGFRDPALKPKAWQGAEVKLKSYTR, from the coding sequence ATGGGCAAGTTCATGAAACCGGAGAAGGTGGTGCTTGTTCTGGCTGGACGCTACTCTGGACTCAAAGCCATCATCGTGAAAAACATTGATGATGGCACCTCAGATCGCCCCTACACCCATGCTCTGGTGGCTGTAATTGACCACAATCCCCGCAAAGTGACAGCTGCCACGGGCAAGAAGAAGATTGCCAAGAGGTCAAAGATCAAGTCTTTTCTGAAAGTTTATAACTATAATCATCTGATGCCTACAGGGTACTCTGTGGATAACCCCTTGGACAGAACTGTCGGCAATAAGGATGGCTTCAGAGATCCTGCTCTTAAACCCAAGGCCTGGCAGGGGGCTGAGGTCAAGTTGAAGAGCTACACCAGATAG